In Lathyrus oleraceus cultivar Zhongwan6 chromosome 2, CAAS_Psat_ZW6_1.0, whole genome shotgun sequence, the DNA window aattgtatctCAAATAAAGATaattgttaattaaaataaaataggtATTTTGATAATAGTAACCGTGAGAAAAATAGAAATTTTGACATTTGAAAATAACAATTTTGTGTCTCAAATAAAGaaattgttaattaaaataaaatagatattttGTTGACACTGGCCCGTGAGAAAAAGAGAAATTTTAACATTTGAAAATAAGAATTGTTTATCTCaaataataaaaattattaattaaaataaaatatatattcTTCTCATAGTGATCTGAAAAGTTAGTTGTGGGTCTGACTATTgaatattatttaattttattaaataaattcttaattttattaaaatttaaaaatatataaattaatatttttaataacaaataaataaatagaattgattaaaaatttatcataaaaacaaaattaaatgTTAATATTGTATACATTTATACACTAATAAATATTTAATATGATAATCATATACtataattataattattaaaATGAGGTCATGTGtcatttgaaaaaataaattgaGAAATTagttatttacttattttaattgAAAGATAGTTGATActtaaaaaaaaaggaaaaaaatgaagtgttaaaaatttaaaaatgaaagTGAGAAAGTGTGGAAAAATATGTGAAAAGGATTTGAAATTTGAAAAGAAAATgtgaataaaataaaatgatatgATAGTAAAAAATAAGAATGAGGAATGAAGAGAAAATATGAATGAAAGGAGAAAAAAATATGAAATTGAACATAATTTGAAATTTGAATATTTTAATAAAGAGGACGAAACAATTTAAAGAAAATGACTGAAAAAAAGAGATACATATAATAAAGAGAAAAAGGAATATTTACtgtgtaaaatatttttacactgtCAACCAATGACACTCATATATCCCGCTACATcacattttatttttaaaatattgttATGATTTgacaatataaaatattttgattgaATATCAATGTAATATTTCTTTACACGTGCACTACCTTTAACCTCTATAATAAAATGATTGGATAACTTATCTGATTAAATTGGACAttataaaattaataaaatttctATCCTGTTATTTTAGTTGATAACAATGTAGTGTAATAATTAGAAAATATATGTGCAATATTTTATAGATAAATAAATGTTTTTTTAGGCCTTAGACAAAGGCCTCACTTTCTTAGCCTATGGACGGGGGGGCATGTTAGGCATACATTTGACTCAAGACATTTATGCCATAAATAAGATAAGCATATGTGCTTCTTTTTTTAAGTTCTAATGAAGTTGTCCATAATAATACTAGTACTTATTAAGTTTAATATTTTTTATCACATTACATTAAGCTAAGTTTAATACTATATTTAAAATAAGTGTAGATCGTTATCTAAGAATTTTTTTTATCTCATACTCTTATctttatttttatatccctatattttataaaaataaaatttaatttttattgaGTTTCAAAAGActttataaaataattttgatagttaaattttttatttatttttatttttattttgtataTCATTTGTTAAAGGATTTCGGTAGTCAATTTTTAACATTAACTTTTATTTTGTGTATCAGAAGACTTTGTAAAGAGTTTCGataatcaattttttaaatattttttaacttttattaTACGTATCgaaagactttgcaaaagagttccggtaaCGTCGCTCAACGGATAAAAGTTACTCTAGGGATAACAGGCTGATCTTCCCCAAGAGCTCACATCGACGGGAAGGTTTGGCACCTCGATGTCGGCTCTTCGCCACCTGGCCTCGCGGGGTCGCGATCCTTTGTCCGGTCCATTTCACAAAATCTACTTCTAAGTAATTGCTCTATAGATCCTATATCTATCTATATGAAGAAGACATCGTGTCAGGAGGGGGATTCTTATTTGTACAAATGGTACGTCGAACTTGGAACAAGTACTATGCGCTATTCATGGCGCTACCGTAGAAAATACCTTATTTGAAGATGGTGATGGCGCAAATACATTCCGGGCTTTTAACCCAACCCAAGCAGAAGAAACTTATTCAATGGTTACTGCTAACCGCTTTTGGTCCCAAATCTTTGGGGTTGCTTTTTCCAATAAACGTTGGTTACATTTCTTTATGTTATTTGTACCAGTAACTGGTTTATGGATGAGTGCTCTTGGAGTAGTCGGTCTGGCCCTGAACCTACGTGCCTATGACTTTGTTTCTCAAGAAATCCGCGCAGCGGAAGATCCTGAATTTGAGACTTTCTACACCAAAAATATTCTCTTAAACGAAGGTATTCGTGCGTGGATGGCGACTCAAGATCAGCCTCATGAAAACCTTATATTCCCTGAGGAGGTTCTACCACGTGGAAACGCTCTTTAATGGAACTTTAGCTTTAACTGGTCGTGACCAAGAAACTACTGGTTTTGCTTGGTGGGCCGGGAATGCCCGACTTATCAATTTATCCGGTAAACTACTGGGGGCCTATGTAGCCCATGCCGGATTAATAGTATTCTGGGCCGGAGCAATGAACCTATTTGAAGTTGCTCATTTCGTACCCGAGAAGCCCGTCGTAAGACCATGTATGGGGGCTGACGCCTGCCCAGTGCCGGAAGGTTAAGGAAGTTGGTGACCTGATGACAGGGAAGCAGGTGACCGAAGCCCCGGTGAACGGCGGTCGTAACTATAACGGTCCTAAGGTAGCGAAATTCCTTGTCGGGTAAGTTCCGACCCGCACGAAAGGCGTAACGATCTGGGCACTGTCTCGGAGAGAGACTCGGTGAAATAGACATGTCTGTGAAGATGCGGACTACCTGCACCTGGACAGAAAGACCCTATGAAGCTTCACTGGGTACTCCGGGGAACAGATCTAGTGGAGACAGGGTGGggttttaaaaatattttttaacttttattttgtaTATAGATTTTGCAAAAGAGTTTCGATAATCAATTTTTaacattaattttttttttatcaGAAAACTTTGTAAAAGAGCTTAGATAATCAATTTTTAACATTAATTTTATTTTGTATCGAAAAACTTTGAAAAAAAGTTGCACTTGTCAGTTTATTAACATTTTAAACTTTTATTTTATGTAGTTGAAGattttttaaaagagttttgaTAATCAATTTTTAATATTAACTATTTTGTGTATCGAAAAACTTAAAAAAAATCTGATAgtcatttttttaaatatttttgtttaTACCAAAAAATTTATAAAAACATTCCGATAgttaatttttttatatattttttagCTTTTAATGAATTATTTATATCAGAGTATTTTAGTCACAAAATATATCATAGGGATAGGATCCATTCATAAAACTAAGTTTAAAAACTAATCAAATATCCACGTCAAATTTATAGAATAATTTATctataattatttatttatttatttttaaataatttattgattaaattcatctaatttaaaaataaataaataagatatCGCAGTTCAGATCTCTTTCTACAAGTACCAACTAATTTATTTAGTTAATCAAATCCATTATTTGAGTTTGAATACGGGAATGATTTCATTAATATTAATACCATATTATGAATCTGGTTACTCTCTCAAATCAACTAAATGATCTTTGACCCCATAAACGATATTAATATAAAACGTAAAGAAAATATCCGATTAGTAACACGTAGCGTAACTAATAATCTAAAGaatcttaaaaaaaaaatcaaaccGCCAGTATTGACTAATCTAAATCTAAATTCTAATCACTCTTTCAACAACTCTATATATATAAAACAACTACGCAAAACAAAAAAAACATCCAAAGAGAAAGAAAATTAGTTATGGCAACTCTAGGTGGCACTACTGAGGTGGAATATACACAGAACAGCGTTGAGATCAATAACCTTGCTCTCTTTGCTCTTCAAGAACACAACATAAAacaggtttttattcaattaatATTCATACTAATTTGATATTATTTATCTGTTTTTCTTTTTACTTGATTGAGTTTGTTGTTGCTTATGTAGAATGGAGTTCTGGAGTTTGTGAGAGTTTTAAGTGCAAAGAAACAAGTTGTTTCTGGAACGTTGTATGAGATCGTTTTGGAGACAAAGGATGGTGGGAAACAAAAAGTGTATGAAGCTAAGATTTTGGAAAAGCCATGGTTGAACCTTAAGGAAGTGCAGGAGTTCAAGCTTGTTAGTGAAAATGATGATGCTCCTTCTTCGTCTGCAAATTGACGTATATATTATACGAGTGTTATATAAGTGTTGAAAACTGACATATGTCTAACACTCGGACACGTTTATTCTTAAAGAGTGTTAATGTTTTGCATATTTCACTATGTCTCATGTGCTTCAATTAAGTTTTCTGGGTGTTCTGCTTCTACTTCTTCTTGTCAAATAGATTAATGTTTGTAAATAATTTGTGAAATAATGAAGATTGTATTTAAATTTGAGATATTTAATATTTTTGATATATTAAATTAAGGTTTGTATCgattatatatataaaaaaatataaatatgtgTACAATACATCGCATATTAAATTATCGTAATATAAATTGAGGGATCTTACTTGCGTGTAAATTTTCTATGCTTTTAAGTTTCTTTTATAGTCATTCAAAATGACTTTTGTTTCTTTATATATACAAGACAATGTATTTTAATTGAATACGAGATTAAAGATTTGTATCCTAGTAGTTGTGATAATTTCTAACCGTGTTAAGTTTGAATTCTAACACAATTGAGTACTATGTTTTGCCCTTTCTACTATGTGTGTTCTTTTCCAAGTTGTATTGTTCAAACTAGAAGGAAGGCTTTGAAGTTTCTTTTTATAGGAAAAAAATATATTAAGAAGAGTATAGATGAAATTTCAACCCTTACTAATCAATAACACGGAAAAGTCAAAATAAACAAAAGATCAGAATTACTTCATTATGACCTTTTATTAAGAGAAAACAACCACTCCTAAGTCCTAAATTTAACAAAATTAACTAGGTTCCCTACAACAAACAATTTATATTAGGATAATTTGATATATGATTGTATTTTGATACTTGCAAACCAAACTTGAAACAAGCAATGATCTGCGACATCGGTTTACAAATCATTTTGATACTTGCAAAGATCTTCCAAAAACATGTCTAGATCCACTATCAATTATTAGGGTTTTGACTGGTTTTGTTATTGTTGCCGTCGAACTTTTAAAATTCATGTTGAAAATAGAATCAAGGTGTTACTTCATATGGTATGTAAACATTCTATGGAGTGTTTAGGGTTCAATTTATGCCTTTTGATTTTATGAGTTCAGATTATGCTTTTTGATTTTATGGGTTCAGTTTATGCATTTTGATTTTAATGGTTCAATTTATGTGTTTTGATTTTATGAGTTTCGATGAATAATCATGCTTTTTGAATCTTGCTTTTTGATGTTTAGGGTTCATTTTATGCTTTTTAATTTTATGGGTTTGGATGAAGAATCATTgaaagtgttcaacataagatGCTCAAAACAACTTCACTTTAACGATTTTTACAGGCTGAACACAATTTTCAAAGATAAGCTACTCAAAATAGCTTCACATTTGAAAAAGATAAGTTACTATGGTGACTAAAGACGTTAACTAGATTCTATTTATTCGGTAAATTGTAGGAAGTTGAAGATACATAGAAAATTATAAGAACAATTATTGATTGCTTTGACAAAGTAAACTTGCCTAAAGTAAGCGAGGACAAGAAGAAAATAATTTTTCATTTTGCTATTATTGAAGGTGGGCCAACTGGAGTAGAACTTGCAACCTCACTTCATGGCTTTGTCAATGAGGATTTAGTCCGATTATATCTCGGGATAAAAGATTTAGTAAAAATTACACTTCTGGAAGCTGGAGATCATATATTGAGCATGTGAGATTATGAAACATTAACCACACTTTGTGATTATTTGTTCTTTTGATGATACCTTGCCAAATAGTTTGTCAAATTTGATGTGTTTTCATTATTCTTTTTCAGGTTTAACAAAAGGATAATTGTTTTTGCTGAAGACAAGTTTCATAGAACTGGGATTGATGTGAAAACAT includes these proteins:
- the LOC127117874 gene encoding cysteine proteinase inhibitor, with the protein product MATLGGTTEVEYTQNSVEINNLALFALQEHNIKQNGVLEFVRVLSAKKQVVSGTLYEIVLETKDGGKQKVYEAKILEKPWLNLKEVQEFKLVSENDDAPSSSAN